The Alicyclobacillus macrosporangiidus CPP55 genome segment CCGCGCCGAGCACACGCCGCCAGAGATGGTTTCTCGCGCGGACGGTCAGTTCGAAGATCGGCGCACGGCGGGCGATGAGATACGCCAAGGTGGCGTCGAAGGATTCGGCCAGCGCCCGCTCCAAATTCTCCTCCGCCAGCGTGCGCAGCCGGTCCACGCCCGGATAGCGGCGGCCAGGCTCAATGGCGTCGGCCAGGCACAGCACCATTTCAAGGCGTGTCATCCCGACCCGGCCGCTGGTGTGATAGCGGATGGCGTTCCGGATGTCCTCGTCGTCCACCCCGAACCACTCCTTGGCCAGGCCTGCGGCGACGGGACCGTGCAGTACCGCCGGCACGTCGAAGAACGCCGATTCCACCTGAAAACGGCGGGCGGTGTCCACCAACCGCGCCCATTCCCACTCCCGCGCCACATCGTGGATCCAGGCCGCCAGACGCGCTTTCTCCGGATCTGCGCCGTGCCGCAGGGCCAGTCGCTCAGCCGTGCACACGACGCCCTCGGTGTGGCGGAACCGCTCCGGACTCAATTCTCGCCGAATCCGATCGCGGATCCCCGCTTCGTCCACACGTCCACCCCCTCCCATTCGCCGCAGACGAAGGCGCTGTCCTTTTATGCATGTATCTTATTCCAGACACGCAAGACCCGGTCGGGAACCAGGCCACAGACGGGGAGTCTGCGCGCCAACCGCTCGCGCAGGAACGTCGACGAAACGTCGAGAATCGGCATCTCCAGGCGTTGCGCCCGCAGCTCCGGCAACCGCGCCCGGCTGGCCGCATACGTTTCATCAAACGGCCAACCGCTGCGAACAGCGACCCAAAACGGAATCGCGCGCGCCAGTTCCTTCGCCCGTCCCCAGCTGGGCAGCTGCGCCAGACTGTCCGACCCGACGAGGAATGAAAACGACACCCGCGGGTAGAGGGTCTGAAGCACCCGGACCGTGTCCACCGTGTAGGATGGCTTGGGCAGGCTCGCTTCGATGTCACACAGGCGCAGATGCGGATACCCCTCAATCAGCGCGCGAACCATCTCGACCCGCCCACCGTAGTCATCCACCTGTTGCCGTGCCTTGTGCGGCGGGGCCGGAGCCGGCAGCCACCACACTTCGTCCGCTCCCGTCTGTTCCCAGGCCAGCTGGGCCATGGTGAGGTGGCCGACGTGCGGCGGATCGAACGTGCCGCCGAAGAGCACCACCCGGTTCACGGAGACGGCAGCTCGATCTGCGGGTTTTCCTTGTTCCGCCTGTACAGGACCACCGTCCTGCCGATGGACTGTACCCACGATGCACCTGTCTCCTCCACCAGGATGTCCCCGACCTCGTCGCGCTCGAGCGGGCTCGTGTCGAGCACCGAAACCTTGATCAGTTCCTGCGCGTCCAGGACCTCTTCGACCTGTTCGATCACGCCGGCGGTCACCCCAGCCTTTCCCACCTGTACCACGGGTCTCAGGTGATGGGCGAGCGCGCGCAACGCCCGTATCTGTTTTCCGGTCAAGGTTTGACCAGCCATGAGCTCCTCCTTCCGCATCCCCGTTCTCCCCAGGGGCATCGCTCAAGCGCGGGCCACGTCACCCTGTCACCCGCGTCCCACCGCTTCTTCAGCGGCTGCCCGCATCACCGCCCTGGGGGCCGGTGCCCCGAACCAGCGCTCATAAGCCAGAGCGCCCTGTTCGACCAACATCGACAAACCGTCGACGGCCGTAGCCCCCCGGGCGGCCGCCTCCTCCAAGAATCGGGTGCGCAGCGGACGGTACACCGCGTCCTGAACCACCTGACCCGCGCGGAAGCACCGGCCGTCCTCCACCGGAGCGGCCCCCGCTTCGGGCCACATTCCGATGGGCGTGGTCTGCGCCACGAGGTCCGCCTCGGCCACGCAGGCGTGCCGATCCGCCCACGGGCAGGCCTGCACCCGCAGCCGGTCGCCGAACTGGGTGGCCAACGCCTCCGCCCGCTCCAATCTTCGCGCAGCGACAGCCACCCAGGTACCTGGGGCACGCAGCGCCAATGCCGTGAGCACCGCGCGGGCCGCGCCGCCGGCGCCGAGCACCGCCACTCGCTCCGGAAGGCCGGAGAGGTGCGGACGCACACTCTCCCACCAGCCGTCGACATCCGTGTTGTGTCCCCACAGGCGCCCGCCGGGGTCCACCCGGACCGTGTTGACGGCCCCGGCCAGCTGAGCCGTCTCGGTCACCTCGTCGAGCAGGGAAAACACCGCCTGCTTGTGCGGGATGGTCACGTTGAACCCGCCCGCACCCAGCGCCCTCAGCCCTT includes the following:
- the yhbY gene encoding ribosome assembly RNA-binding protein YhbY, with the translated sequence MRKEELMAGQTLTGKQIRALRALAHHLRPVVQVGKAGVTAGVIEQVEEVLDAQELIKVSVLDTSPLERDEVGDILVEETGASWVQSIGRTVVLYRRNKENPQIELPSP
- the nadD gene encoding nicotinate (nicotinamide) nucleotide adenylyltransferase translates to MNRVVLFGGTFDPPHVGHLTMAQLAWEQTGADEVWWLPAPAPPHKARQQVDDYGGRVEMVRALIEGYPHLRLCDIEASLPKPSYTVDTVRVLQTLYPRVSFSFLVGSDSLAQLPSWGRAKELARAIPFWVAVRSGWPFDETYAASRARLPELRAQRLEMPILDVSSTFLRERLARRLPVCGLVPDRVLRVWNKIHA
- the yqeK gene encoding bis(5'-nucleosyl)-tetraphosphatase (symmetrical) YqeK, translating into MDEAGIRDRIRRELSPERFRHTEGVVCTAERLALRHGADPEKARLAAWIHDVAREWEWARLVDTARRFQVESAFFDVPAVLHGPVAAGLAKEWFGVDDEDIRNAIRYHTSGRVGMTRLEMVLCLADAIEPGRRYPGVDRLRTLAEENLERALAESFDATLAYLIARRAPIFELTVRARNHLWRRVLGADGSGASFAPHETKDWEERE
- the aroE gene encoding shikimate dehydrogenase — protein: MRLYGVLGWPVGHSASPAMMNAAFRATGQAAVYVPFEVAPAHIAAAVEGLRALGAGGFNVTIPHKQAVFSLLDEVTETAQLAGAVNTVRVDPGGRLWGHNTDVDGWWESVRPHLSGLPERVAVLGAGGAARAVLTALALRAPGTWVAVAARRLERAEALATQFGDRLRVQACPWADRHACVAEADLVAQTTPIGMWPEAGAAPVEDGRCFRAGQVVQDAVYRPLRTRFLEEAAARGATAVDGLSMLVEQGALAYERWFGAPAPRAVMRAAAEEAVGRG